Genomic window (Caldinitratiruptor microaerophilus):
GAGGGGCTGGAGCGGGAGGCCGCCGCACGGATCTCCTTCCTGCTGTCGTTCCCCGTGATCCTGGGGGCGGGAGTGCTGAAGCTGCCGGACATCGGCGGCGGAGCGGGCGATCCGGCCTTCTGGACGGGGGTCCTGACCTCGTCCGTGACGGGCTTCCTGGCGATCCGCTACCTGCTGGCCTACCTGCGCCGCGGCAGCTACAGCGTCTTCGCCGCATACCGGGTGGGTCTCGCCGTCCTGGTCGTGCTCTCCTACGCCCTGGGCTACCGGGGGTCCTGACCGGTCCCGTCCGGATCGCCTCCAGCCACGTCGCCGCCGCCGGTTTCACCACCGGCGGCGGTTGACATAGTCTGGAGTGGAGATACCGCACCTCCCGGGTACTGCCCGCTTCAGGAGGGAGGGGTTCGCCTCATGACCGTGGACTCGGTCAAGTGGGGTCCCGCGTCCCGGGGGTCCCCGGGGTCCGCGGGGGTGACGCAGGTACAGGTGGTACCCACGTCCGCTTCGGTGGCCACGTTCCGCCCGCCGGGCACGGTCCGCTCCGTATCGTTCGAGTTCCAGCAGGTCCAGGCCGGCCCGGCCGCCGCCTCCCAGCCCGCCCCCGGGGGCATGACCCAGGGTGTTCCCCCCGTGAGCGGCGGCGGGCTGGCAGCCGTCCCGATGTCGCCGCTGGTCCCCCTGGCCGACCCGCTGGCGTCGCTGCTGCTCCTGGGCGCCCTGACTTCGCCCATCGCCGCGCTCGCCGCCGCGCCCTTGGCCTTCCTGGACCCGGCGGCGCTGATGGCCATGGGCGCCGGGGTCAGCCCGTGGGTCCTCGGCTTCGACCCCAGCGTCCTGGCCGGGCCCCTCGCGATGGGCCTCGGTCTCTCCCTGTTCATGTGACCCGAGGATCGAAGGAGGTACACCCCATGCCGGCTCCCAGCCTTCCCCAGGCGGCCGCGGCCGCAGCGGCCCCCGTGAACCCGGCCCTGCAGTCCTTCGTCAACCCGGTCGCCCAGCTGGCGCAGCTGAACCCGATCGCCGCGCTGGCCGCCCTCAGCCCGGTGTCGGCCGTCTCGGCCCTGGGCCCCGCCCTGCGGTTCCTCAACCCGGCCCTGAACCCGGCCGCCGCCCTCCTGGCCTTCAACCCGGCGGCCGCGCCCACACTGGCGATCACGAACCCGGCGCTGGCGTCGCTGGTCAGCCCGCTGGCGGCTCTCAGTCTCCTGGGGTTCGGCGGGATCAGCCCGTTCGGCTTCGGCGGCTTCCCGATCAGCTCCTTCGGCTTTGGCGGTTTCCCGATCAGCCCCTTCGGGTTCGGCCTGCCGATCATCATCTGACCAACCCCGGGGCCGTGCGGCACCGCGACCCCGCTGCGCCGGGTCCGGTGCCGCGCGGCGCGGCCTGTACCGGCCGAGGTGACAGGCGGTGGCCGAAGCGAAAGGCGGAGTCCCGCCGCCCCTGGCGGTATTCGTCGACCCCGTGCACATGCTGGCGGCCATCCACCCGCTGCTGGCGCTGGCCGCGCTCTCGCCGTCCGCTGCGGTGGTGGCGGCCAGCAACCTCATGGACCTCTTCAGCCCCGCGCAGAACCCGGTGGCGGCTCTGGTGGCGTTCCAGCTCGGGTGGGAGTGGGCCAGCCGCCTGGCTGCCGGCGGGGAGTCCGGAGCTTCACGGTCGGGGTCGGGCGGCACCCAAACCGCCACGCTCCCTCGTCCGGGGCAGCCGGGTCCCGTCCCGGCGGACCAGGCGGCGCTCTTCCTCGCCACCGTCCTGGCGGCGGCGCGCGCCGGCGCCGCGCCCGTCACGGTCCCGCCGGCCGCGTCGCTCCTCTCGCTGGCGGTGCTGGGAGGCCCGTGGGCGCCGCAGTGGATCCTCCTCTGACGGAAGCGGGCCGGATGGCCTGTCGCCGGCCCGCTCCGTGCCTTGTCCGGAGCCGCGCCGGGCAGGAGGGAACTTGCGAAAGCCCGCCGAATACTGACGATAATCGGTGGGGTATTTTGCCCCCGCGCTCTACCAAACGGTTGGTCAATCGGCCGGGAGGAATGGTGGACATGGCGGAGAAGCACGACGGCCCGGGCGGCGCCGGCCGGGACACGGGCGAGTGGGCGGAGCGCAAGCTCCGCTTCGCCGGGGTGTCGGATCGCGAGGTGAAGCGGGTCTACCGGCCGGAGGACATCGCCGGCCTGGACTACGCGCGCGACCTGGGCGACCCCGGTGAGTACCCGTTCACCCGGGGCGTGTACCCCACCATGTACCGGGGCCGGCTGTGGACCATGCGCCAGTTCGCCGGGTTCGGCACGGCCGAGGAGACGAACGCGCGCTTCAAGTACCTCCTCCAGACCGGCCAGACGGGCCTCTCCATCGCCTTCGACATGCCTACCCTGCTCGGCTACGACTCCGACCACCCCTTCGCCAACGGCGAGGTGGGGAAGCTCGGCGTGGCCATCGACAGCCTGCGGGACTTCGAGATCCTGATGGACGGCATCCCCCTGGACAAGGTCTCCACCTCGATGACCATCAACCCGCCGGCGAGCATCATGCTGGCGATGTACCTGGTGGTGGCCGAGCAGCAGGGGGTGGGCTGGGATCAGGTCTCCGGCACGATCCAGAACGACATCCTGAAGGACTACATCGCCCAGAAGACCTACATCTACCCGCCGGAGCCGTCCGTGCGGCTCATCGTCGACACCATCGAGTTCTGCACGCGCCACGTGCCGAAGTGGAACACGATCTCCATCTCCGGCTACCACATCCGGGAGGCCGGCGCCACGGCGGCGCAGGAGCTGGCCTTCACCCTGGCGGACGGGATGTACTACGTGGAGGCTGCCATGGCCCGGGGGCTCGACGTGGACGAGTTCGCCCCGCGCCTCTCCTTCTTCTTCGACGTGCACAACGACTTCTTCGAGGAGATCGCGAAGTTCCGGGCGGCGCGGCGGCTCTGGGCCCGGATCATGCGCGAGAAGTACGGGGCGAAGAACCCGCGCTCGTGGATGCTCCGCACCCACGCGCAGACGGCGGGGGTGAGCCTCACCGCGCAGCAGCCGGAGAACAACATCGTGCGGGTGGCCATCCAGGCGCTCGCGGCGGTGCTGGGTGGGACCCAGAGCCTGCACACGAACTCCTACGACGAGGCGCTGGCCCTCCCCACGGAGGAGGCCGTTCGGATCGCCCTGCGGACCCAGCAGATCATCGCCGAGGAGACCGGGGTCGCGAACACGATCGACCCGCTCGCCGGTTCGTACTACGTCGAGTCGCTCACGAACCAGCTGGAGGAGGAGGCCCAGGCGTACTTCCGCAAGATCGAGGCGCTGGGCGGGGTGGTGAAGGCCATCGAGAAGGGCTTCTTCCAGCGGGAGATCGCCGACAGCGCCTACCGCTTCCAGCGCCGCCTCAAGTCCGGCGACTACGTCGTGGTGGGCGTGAACAAGTACGCCGACCCGAACGAGAAGGTCAGGACCAAGATCCTCAAGATCAACCCCGAGGTCCAGCGGCGCCAGATCGAGCGGGTGCGGGAGGTGCGGGCCCGCCGTGATCCGGCCCGGGCGCAGAAGGCGCTGGCCGAGCTGCGCAAGGCCTCGCAGAGCAGCGAGAACCTCATGCCGTACATCCTGGAGTGTGTCCGCGCTTACTGCACGGAGGGCGAGATCGCCGGGGTCTGGCGCGAGGTGTGGGGCGAGTGGCGCGAGGAGGCCATCTACTGACATGGACCGCAAGATCCGGGTGCTGGTCGCCAAGCTGGGACTGGACGCGCACGACCGCGGCGCGAAGGTCATCGCCCGGGCCTACCGCGACGCGGGCTTCGAGGTGATCTACACGGGACTGTACCAGCGGCCGGAGCAGGTCGCCGAGGCGGCCATCCAGGAGGACGTGGACGTGGTGGCGATCTCGAGCCTGGCTGGCGCCCACAACACGCTCATCCCCGAGCTGATCCGCCACCTGCGCGAGCAGGGGGCGGACGACGTCCTGGTGCTGGCGGGGGGCGTGATCCCGGAGGACGACATCCCGTTTCTGAAGGAGCAGGGCGTGGCCGGGATCTTCGGCCCCGGCTCCGACCTGGACGAGATCATCGAGTTCACCCGGCAGAACGTGAGGCGTGTGTAGCCCATGCAGATATACGAGCGCTTCATCCAGGGGGACCGGCGCGCCCTGGCCCGGGCCATCACGCTGGCCGAGAACGGGGCGCCCGAGGCGACGGCGCTCATCCGCGACGTCTTCGGCCGGACCGGACGGGCCCACGTGATCGGGGTGACGGGCCCGCCCGGGGCGGGGAAGTCCACCCTGGTGGACCGGCTGGCCGTGGCGCTGAGGGCCCGGGGCCGGACGGTGGCGATCGTGGCCGTCGACCCATCGAGCCCCTTCTCCGGGGGCGCCATCCTCGGTGACCGCATCCGGATGCAGCACTCCCTCGCCGACCCCGGCATCTTCATGCGGAGCCTGGCGAGCCGGGGCCACCTGGGCGGCCTCTCCCTGGCGACGGCCGACGTGGTGCTGCTCCTCGACGCCTTCGGCTTCGACGTGATCCTGGTCGAGACCGTGGGTGCGGGTCAGTCCGAGGTCGAGATCATGGGGCTCGCCCACACCACCCTTGTGGTGCTGGTGCCGGGCCTGGGCGACGACATCCAGGCGATCAAGGCCGGCATCCTCGAGATCGGCGACGTGTTCGCGGTGAACAAGGCCGACCGCGAAGGGGCGGACCGGACCGTCACCGAGATCGAGATGATGCTCGACCTGGGCCACGTGGGGGAACCCGGGATGAACCGCTGGCCGCAGGACGCCCGGGTGCCTGCCGCGGCCGGATACCAGGGTCTGGAGCGGCTCGACCCGCGCGGTCACCACGCCGACCTGCACGCGCTCCCCGAGGGGGTAGCCAGGGGGCCGGCGGCGGCCACGGGGCTCATGACGGCCGCCATGCGCCACACGGCCGCGCGGCACGGCCTGCCGGCGCCCGGCGCGATCTCCTGGCGGCCGCCCGTGGTGCGGACGGTGGCCCGGGACGACCGGGGCACCGAGGAACTGGTCGACCGCCTGCTCGAGCACCTCGCGTTCCTGCGCGAGTCGGGGCGGTGGGACGCCCGCCTGCGCCTGGACGCCGAGGCGCGCCTCCGCGAGCTCGTGTCGCTGTACGCCACCCGGGCGGTGCTCGGGCGCGCCTCGGAGTCCGGCGACCTGGAGCGGCTGGCGGGGGCCGTGGCGGCACGGGAGGTCGACCCGTACACGGCGGCGGAGACGCTCCTCTCCCGCCACCTGGGCGAGCCGCCGGGGTGACGCACAGGAGGGACCCGCATGAACTTCTTCCTCACCGACGAGCAACAGGCGCTGCGCGAGGCGGTGCGGGAGTTCGCCGAGGAGGAGATCGCCCCCCGCTCCGCCGAGTACAACCGGCGCCACGAGTTCCCGCGGGACAACTTCCGGCGTCTGGCGGAGCTTGGCTACCTGAACATGCAGCTCCCGGAGAAGTACGGCGGGCAGGGGCTCGACTGGGTCAGCTACACGATCGTGGTGGAGGAACTCGCCCGGGCATGCGCGGCCACGGCGGTGATCTACGAGGTCCACTCTTCCCTGCACTCCGAGGCCATCTACCGCTTCGGCACCGAGGAGCAGCGCATGCGCTACCTGCCCCGGCTCTCCCGGGGCGAACTCCTGGGCGCGTACGCGCTGACGGAGCCCGGGGCCGGTTCCGACGCGGCGGCGATCCAGACCCGGGCCGAGCGGCGCGGCGACGTGTACGTCCTGAACGGGCAGAAGGCGTTCATCACGAGCGGCGGGGTGGCGGACAGCTACATCGTCTTCGCCCGCACGGACCCCGCGCCGGGCCACCGCGGGATCACGGCGTTCATCGTCGAGAAGGGTGCGCCGGGCCTGCGCTTCGGCCCGCCGGAGCGGAAGATGGGCCTCCACGCCTCGCCGACCACCGCCATGTACCTGGAGGACTGCCGGGTCCCCGTGGCCAACCGGCTGGGGGACGAGGGGCAGGGTTTCGCCATCGCCATGGCGATCCTGGACCGGGGGCGGGTCGGCATCGGCGCCCAGGCGGTCGGGATCGCCCAGGCGGCGCTGGACGACGCTCTCGCCTACGCCCGGCAGCGCCACACGTTCGGCAAGCCGATCGCCGAGCACCAGGCCATCGCCTTCAAGCTGGCCGACATGGCGACGGAGATCGACGCCGCCCGGCTCCTGGTCTACCGCGCGGCCTTCCTGCTGGGACAGGGGCGCCCCTGCCGCAGGGAGGTGTCGATGGCCAAGCTCTTCGCCTCGGAGGTCGCGATGCGGGCGACCACCGAGGCCGTGCAGATCCTCGGCGGCTACGGGTACATGGAGGACTACCGGGTCGAGCGCCTCATGCGCGAGGCGAAGGTGACCCAGATCTACGAGGGCACGTCGGAGATCCAGCGGATCGTGATCAGCCGGGAACTGCTCCGGGGGCTGCGGGAGGAGGCCGCGGTCCGCTGACGGCGACGCTCGCCCGGACACGCCGTGTCGCGCTCAGGAGGTGCCGGCCGGCGGCCGGCGGGCCACCAGCGTGGCCAGCCCCCGGACCGCATCCTCTCCGTAGTGCAGGACCTCCCAGTCCCGGAAGGTATCGAGGAGTTCCCCGGGCCTCAGCGTGTGGTCCGGCCGGTGGCGGAGCCCCGGCCCGGCGGCGTAGAAGCTGTGGTAGAACACGACGCCGCCGGGCCGCACCGCGCGGCGGATGTGCGGCAGCAGCGGGCGGTGGAGGTAGAGGGTGACGACCACCAGGTCGTACGCTTGGGGAGGGATGTCGACCGGGCCCGCCTCCAGGTCGACCTGGCGGGTGCGCAGCCGGTCCCGGTTCCCGGCGGGGACCTCCTCCCGCAGGATGCGGAGGCCCTCGTCGCTGACGTCCCAGGCGTCGACCTCGTAGCCCAGGCTCAGGAGGTAGAGGGTGTTCCGCCCGGCGCCGCAGGCCAGGTCGAGGGCGCGCAGCGGTCGCCCCGGCGGCCGGGAAGTCGCGTGGGGCAAGAGGTGGGACAGTTCGACCAGGCGGGGGCTGGGTAGCCGGGAGAACTCCCCGGCGGCGTAGCGGCGGTTCCAGCGCTCCTGCGCGCTCTCGGGCTCAGGGGCCTCGGGCACGGCACGCCCCTCCTCCACGTCGCCTCCATCATAGCACGAGGCGCGCGGCGTGGGGCCCGATCGCTGCCGCGCTGCGTATGCCCGCGGGGGTCACGACTGCAACCCCGAAATACGGGCCTTGCGTTGCCGACCCGCCAGTGTGGCGCGGCCGGCCCGTCGCCATGACTAGGTCGGACAGGCGGTGTCGCGCAGGACCGCACCCGCCGTTTGGGGCAGGTGCGGTCGCGCACGCGTCCCGCCGCCCGGCGGATGCCTCAGAGGCCGAGGGAGAGCAGGAGCGCTGTCGTGTCGTCCAGGACGCCCAGCGGCCCCGTCACGGCGATACCGGGCACGCCGAAGAAGGGGGTGCCGAAGACGGCCGCGAACTGGCCGGTGAGGATCGGGTTCACCGCCACCTGAGCCAGCAGGGCCGGGCATGCGGCCATGATGGAGGCGACGGTCGGGTTGGCGAGGAGGAGGTTCACCAGCTGGATGTTGGCGGCCACCTGCGCGGCCAGGGTCGGGTTGGCCCGCAGCACGGCGGCCAGGCTGGGGTTCACGGTGGAGATCAGGTTGATGAGCTGCTGGGCGGTCAGGGAAACCCCGATCGCGCTGGGGCCCACAGCCGGAGCCACGGTCGGGATCGCCGCCGGAGCCGTGAGGCCGGTGATCCCGGTCACGGCGGGCGGTACCGCCGCCGGCGGGCAGTTGACCACCACCGTGGGTGCCGCCGCCGGGGTCACCGGGGTGACGCGGACCTCGGTCACGCCGCCTCTCTTGTCCATGCTTTCACCTCCGGGGCAGAGAGGCTCACGGGTATCTTATGTAAAGCCCCGGCCAGCGGCGCGCCGCGGCCCCGGCGGCCGGCGAGATGGAACATGGAGGCCGCGGATGGGAGTCGAACCCATCTCCGGACGCTGTGGTCCGGACGCCAGGGTTTGCAGCCCCGGGGGAACACCGGTTCCATCGCGGCCAGGCTCATTTTACCCCGGCTGCGCGCTCCGTCCCCCGCACCGCGAGGCTTGTCCCGGCGGTCGTAGCGCTCGGAGGGAAGCCGAACCCGCACGGAGAATCCCTCCTGGCAACTGCCGGACAGCGGGCGTGGAGGGGAGCAGGGGTGGATCAGGAGCTGCGAGAGTACCTCGACAGGCGCTTCGGAGGGGTCGAAGAGCGGATCGGGCGTGTCGAGGAGCGAATCGGCCGCGTCGAAGGGCGCCTGAGCCGACTGGAAGAGCGCATCGGAGGAGTGGAGGGAAGCCTCGAGCATCTGGGAGGCCGCCTCGACAGGGTGGAGGAGCGCCTCGACGGCATGGCCCGGCGCCTCGACGGGGTGGAGGAGCGCCTCGGCGGCGTGGAGGAGCGCGTCGGCAGCGTGGAGGCGCGCGTCGGGCGTGCAGAAGAAGAGCTGAGGGCCCTGCACGCCGAAACCGGCCGTGTCGGAACCAATCTGGACTCGCTGCAAGACCAGGTTCGACTCGTGGCGGAGAGCCACTCGATCCTGTACGGGGCCATCGACCGCCAGTACGAGGAAGTGAGGGCCGAGATGCGGGACGTGCGCTCTCTGCTCAAGGTGTGGAACGAGCTGGTCCCGCTGCGGCTGCGCGATGTCGAGGAGCGGATCCGCGAGCGGGCCGGCCCTGCGTCGTGACCGGGCCGGCAGGCCCGGCACCCGGTCCTGGAGGGCTGGCTGGCCAGAGCGCCGCTACCGCCGGGCGACGTACTTCTCCCGGATCCGGCGAAGCCACTCGAGCTGAGCGGCGAGCGCCTCGTCCTTCCGGGCCGCCAGGTCGGGGTTCGCCGCGGCCATGGTCTCCATGTTGCCCACGATGTCCGCTTCGACGCTGTCCAGGAACTCCGCCAGCAGCTCGGGGCTGACCGGTCCGAAATCCCCTGCGACCACCCTGTCCAGGAACTCGGTCAGGTCCGGGTGGCCGTCCATCTGAAACGCCACGTACCGATCCCGCAGTTCCTCCAGGTTCATACCGGTTCCCACCTCCGCGCGGGTCCGCACCGGAGATTGACGAGGGGCCCGTCGTAGCCGGCGCACGTCCGCCTGCCGGCGGGGCCCTCATCGTGTTCATCGCGCCTCCCGGCGATCCCTTCCGCCGGCGGGCAGGATGATACCGGCGAGGTCAGGCGCCGCGGGCAAATCCCACGTGAACAAATCGGAATTACAGTATATGATGGAGGTGGCGCCGGCACGTGCGGCAGACCCGGCGCGCAACACACGACAAGGGGTGCGTGCGGTGGCAAGGGTCGCAGAAGGCATCCGTGACCTGGTGGGCAACACGCCGCTCATGCGGCTTCGGAACATGGGTGTCCCCGACGGGGTCGAAGTCTACGCCAAGCTGGAGATGTTCAACCCCGGCGGCAGCGTGAAGGACCGGATCGGGGTGGCGATGCTGGACCGGGCGGAGGCCGAGGGCCGTCTGCGCCCGGGGGGGACGGTGATCGAGCCCACGGCCGGCAACACGGGGATCGGCCTGGCCCTGGCGGCGGTGGGCAGGGGCTACCGGGTCATCTTCGTGATGCCGCAGAAGTTCGACGGGGAGAAGTCGGCCCTCATGCGGGCCCTGGGCGCGGAGATCGTCCTCACGCCGAACGAGGAGGGGATGGCCGGGGCGATCCGCCGGGCGCACGAGCTGGCTGCGGCGATCCCGGGCAGCTTCGTGCCGAACCAGTTCGAGAACCCGGCCAACCCGGACGCCCACTACCGCACGACGGGTCCGGAGATCTGGCGCGACCTGGACGGCCGGCTCGACGTGTTCGTTGCCGGGGTGGGCAGCGGCGGCACGTTCACCGGCGTGGCCCGCTACCTCAAGGCGCAGGACCCGGCCATCCGCTGCGTGGCGGTGGAGCCGGAGGGCTCGATCATCGGCGGCGGCCCGAAGGGCACCTACAAGGTCGAAGGGATCGGCAACTGGTTCGTCCCCGCCGTGATGGACGTGTCCCTGGCCGACCGCTTTCTCCGCGTGCCGGACCGGGCCGCCTTCGACACGGTTCGGGAACTCGCCCGTCGGGAGGGGCTCCTGGTGGGGTCCTCGAGCGGGGCGGCCGTCTGGGCCGCGCTGGAGGTGGCACGGGAGTCGGCGCCCGGCACTCGCATTGCCGTGGTCCTGCCGGACTCGAGCGAGCGGTACCTGTCCCGGCGGATCTACGAGCAGGAACTCTGAGCGTGCACGTCCGGAGGTGGGATCCGTGCGATTCGCCACCCGCTGCATCCACGGTGGACCCGGGCCCGATCCCCTCACCGGGGCCGTCAACGTGCCGGTGTACCTCACGTCCACCTACCGTCAGGAGGCCATCGGCCGCCACAAGGGGTACGAGTACTCGCGCACCGGCAACCCCACCCGCGCGGCGCTGGAGCAGCTGATCGCCGGTCTCGAGGGCGGGAGCCGGGGGCTGGCCTTCGGTTCCGGGCTGGCCGCGCTCACCACGATCCTGCTCCTCTTCCAGGCCGGCGACCACCTGATCCTGGGGGACGACGTGTACGGGGGCACCTTCCGCCTGCAGGACAAGGTGTTCCGGCGCTTCGGGCTCGAGGCCACCCGGGTGGACACCACCCGCCCGGAGGCGGTGGCCGCCGCCTTCACCCCCCGCACCCGGGCGGTGCTGGTGGAGTCGCCCACCAACCCCCTGCTCAAGATCTCCGACCTGCGCGCCCTGGCCGAACTGGCCCACGCGCGTGACGCCCTCCTCATCGTGGACAACACCTTCATGACCCCCTACTTCCAGCGACCGCTCGAACTGGGCGCCGACGTGGTGTGGCACAGCGCCACCAAGTACCTGGGTGGTCACAGCGACGTGGTGCTCGGCCTCGTGGTGGCCCGCGACCCGGCGCTGGGGGAGCGGCTCGCCTTCCTCCAGAACGCGGCGGGAGCGGTGCCCGGGCCGCTGGACTGCTACCTGGTCATCCGGGGCATCGCCAC
Coding sequences:
- a CDS encoding acyl-CoA mutase large subunit family protein, producing the protein MAEKHDGPGGAGRDTGEWAERKLRFAGVSDREVKRVYRPEDIAGLDYARDLGDPGEYPFTRGVYPTMYRGRLWTMRQFAGFGTAEETNARFKYLLQTGQTGLSIAFDMPTLLGYDSDHPFANGEVGKLGVAIDSLRDFEILMDGIPLDKVSTSMTINPPASIMLAMYLVVAEQQGVGWDQVSGTIQNDILKDYIAQKTYIYPPEPSVRLIVDTIEFCTRHVPKWNTISISGYHIREAGATAAQELAFTLADGMYYVEAAMARGLDVDEFAPRLSFFFDVHNDFFEEIAKFRAARRLWARIMREKYGAKNPRSWMLRTHAQTAGVSLTAQQPENNIVRVAIQALAAVLGGTQSLHTNSYDEALALPTEEAVRIALRTQQIIAEETGVANTIDPLAGSYYVESLTNQLEEEAQAYFRKIEALGGVVKAIEKGFFQREIADSAYRFQRRLKSGDYVVVGVNKYADPNEKVRTKILKINPEVQRRQIERVREVRARRDPARAQKALAELRKASQSSENLMPYILECVRAYCTEGEIAGVWREVWGEWREEAIY
- a CDS encoding cobalamin B12-binding domain-containing protein, translated to MDRKIRVLVAKLGLDAHDRGAKVIARAYRDAGFEVIYTGLYQRPEQVAEAAIQEDVDVVAISSLAGAHNTLIPELIRHLREQGADDVLVLAGGVIPEDDIPFLKEQGVAGIFGPGSDLDEIIEFTRQNVRRV
- the meaB gene encoding methylmalonyl Co-A mutase-associated GTPase MeaB, producing MQIYERFIQGDRRALARAITLAENGAPEATALIRDVFGRTGRAHVIGVTGPPGAGKSTLVDRLAVALRARGRTVAIVAVDPSSPFSGGAILGDRIRMQHSLADPGIFMRSLASRGHLGGLSLATADVVLLLDAFGFDVILVETVGAGQSEVEIMGLAHTTLVVLVPGLGDDIQAIKAGILEIGDVFAVNKADREGADRTVTEIEMMLDLGHVGEPGMNRWPQDARVPAAAGYQGLERLDPRGHHADLHALPEGVARGPAAATGLMTAAMRHTAARHGLPAPGAISWRPPVVRTVARDDRGTEELVDRLLEHLAFLRESGRWDARLRLDAEARLRELVSLYATRAVLGRASESGDLERLAGAVAAREVDPYTAAETLLSRHLGEPPG
- a CDS encoding acyl-CoA dehydrogenase — its product is MNFFLTDEQQALREAVREFAEEEIAPRSAEYNRRHEFPRDNFRRLAELGYLNMQLPEKYGGQGLDWVSYTIVVEELARACAATAVIYEVHSSLHSEAIYRFGTEEQRMRYLPRLSRGELLGAYALTEPGAGSDAAAIQTRAERRGDVYVLNGQKAFITSGGVADSYIVFARTDPAPGHRGITAFIVEKGAPGLRFGPPERKMGLHASPTTAMYLEDCRVPVANRLGDEGQGFAIAMAILDRGRVGIGAQAVGIAQAALDDALAYARQRHTFGKPIAEHQAIAFKLADMATEIDAARLLVYRAAFLLGQGRPCRREVSMAKLFASEVAMRATTEAVQILGGYGYMEDYRVERLMREAKVTQIYEGTSEIQRIVISRELLRGLREEAAVR
- a CDS encoding methyltransferase domain-containing protein, whose amino-acid sequence is MPEAPEPESAQERWNRRYAAGEFSRLPSPRLVELSHLLPHATSRPPGRPLRALDLACGAGRNTLYLLSLGYEVDAWDVSDEGLRILREEVPAGNRDRLRTRQVDLEAGPVDIPPQAYDLVVVTLYLHRPLLPHIRRAVRPGGVVFYHSFYAAGPGLRHRPDHTLRPGELLDTFRDWEVLHYGEDAVRGLATLVARRPPAGTS
- the cysK gene encoding cysteine synthase A, whose translation is MARVAEGIRDLVGNTPLMRLRNMGVPDGVEVYAKLEMFNPGGSVKDRIGVAMLDRAEAEGRLRPGGTVIEPTAGNTGIGLALAAVGRGYRVIFVMPQKFDGEKSALMRALGAEIVLTPNEEGMAGAIRRAHELAAAIPGSFVPNQFENPANPDAHYRTTGPEIWRDLDGRLDVFVAGVGSGGTFTGVARYLKAQDPAIRCVAVEPEGSIIGGGPKGTYKVEGIGNWFVPAVMDVSLADRFLRVPDRAAFDTVRELARREGLLVGSSSGAAVWAALEVARESAPGTRIAVVLPDSSERYLSRRIYEQEL
- a CDS encoding trans-sulfuration enzyme family protein translates to MRFATRCIHGGPGPDPLTGAVNVPVYLTSTYRQEAIGRHKGYEYSRTGNPTRAALEQLIAGLEGGSRGLAFGSGLAALTTILLLFQAGDHLILGDDVYGGTFRLQDKVFRRFGLEATRVDTTRPEAVAAAFTPRTRAVLVESPTNPLLKISDLRALAELAHARDALLIVDNTFMTPYFQRPLELGADVVWHSATKYLGGHSDVVLGLVVARDPALGERLAFLQNAAGAVPGPLDCYLVIRGIATLPLRMQAHEAGARRVASYLAAHPRVRRVYYPGLPDHPGREVHERQATGYGGMIAFDVGSARAAERVVERVRLFYLAESLGGVESLIEVPSRMTHGSLPAEVREALGITDGLIRLSVGVEDPEDLVADLDQALAGI